In Mus pahari chromosome 12, PAHARI_EIJ_v1.1, whole genome shotgun sequence, the genomic window tatatattgtatatatatatatatatatatatatatatatatatatatatatatatagagagagagagagagagagagaccgagacccAGAGAAAATAGTAGACTAAAAATGGCCAGCAAACTGGGCTTGGCCATGAGAGAAGCCAGGCACAGTGcacagaggagagaaagctgGGGAGAGcaagagataaagacagagagtGGCCAGTAGAGGGAGCATAGCCAGAATAGCAGGGTTATAAGGCTAAGGAGCAGCTGGGGAGAGGGAAGTCTATGAGCTGGAGAAGTTTATGATGCGGAGGAGGTGAGAAGAGCTAGGATGCTAGCATGAGTTTTGAAAAGTACAGCATGTACTTGTGATACTTAGGGACTCTGGAGGCCACCATGCACTTTGGTTTGCTAATAGGCACCATAGATAGATAGCCACTTATCCCTTCTGCTGGTAAGAAGAGAAATGGCTCCTTTTGGTAAAGAAGCAGCTTTACAAGTAATACACCCAAGTGAAGAGTGCCATTTCCAGAAACCAAATAGGCCCACAAAGTGTCGTGCTTCTGtcttggtggtgggaggggctagGTGTAATAACTTATCCTTcaccttagaaggaatatctctCCTTACCCCACACCACTAAACTAAGAATTTCACTAAGTTGAAATTTTTACTCTCTGGCCCTTGAattggttggatttatttcccattttcAGATGTGCATGCAGGTTACCAACAATTCCTATCTGGTTGCTACCTCCTGCTCACTTGGTCTAGTCAGCATAATTTCATCAATATAGTAAATCAATGTGCTATTTTTGGGAAGAGACACTAAGTTATGCCACAAGGATTCagagttaatatatccttgaggTAAAATTATAGATATACACTGCTGGCCTTTCCAACTGAAAGCAAATCACTTCTGGTGATTCTTATGGACTGGTACTGAGAAAAAGGCATTTGCTAGATCAACAGCTGCATACCATGTACCAAGAGATGTTTTAGCTTGTTCAAGTAAAGATACTACTTGATTGAGTTTTCAACAGTCAAGTGTcattctaatcccagcacttgggaggcagaggcaggcagatttctgagttcgaggccagcctggtctacagactgagttccaggacagccaaggctacacagagaaaccctgtctcaaaaaacaaaaacaaaaacaacaaaaaaggaagccAAAGTCTTTCTGAAGTTGCACCTCAAGTCACTGGGAAAAATGGCACTATATTGTCACTGGGCCAAACCCTCCCAAGATTCACATGTTGAAGTCCTAAACCCCAGCATCCCAGAGTGTGGAAGCAGGGTGTTTAAGGAGGTGATTAGGCTACAGTGAGACCATTAAGTCTGTCGTACACTAACATGAATGTACCAtaagatgagaaaacaaagactGATAAGCAGCCTCTCTGGACCTGCAAACCAAAGGGGTAGCTTTGGAGAAATGAAGCATGTGAAGACCTCAGCTTGGGGAGTGCTAGAAAGCCTGTAAGGTGCCCATGGTACGGTATTTTGTTATGGCAGAATACAATACTCACTacttcagagttttgtttttgtttcagagacagggtctcaaactgTACCTTAGGGAATGGCCTCCAAACTCCAGGCAGTCTTTGCTTCAGTCTtccaggcactgggattacaggaactGTTTCAGATTAATTGTAGCAAGTGCAAGTCTTGGGCCTGTCTCATCCTCTTCTGGAGGCCAGAGCAGATTTCACTAACGTTTCTGACTTGTTCCACTCTCCAAAGGCCCTCATCTTGACAATCCAAGGGGAAATTTtgcagctgccccccccccccccagcaaagaTGTAGCTTCCTGTTACACTTACCCAGTATGCTTTTCACCTTTGGGTTACTATGTGCCTTCTGCAAATAGTTTAGAATATAATTGAAATCTTTAGTTTCCAGCCACATCCCAACTGGAAGGttcttcttgtctttctgtcactgtttttttttttttttttctttttcgttttttttcttttttctctttgtctttctgtcactGTTTTACCAGCATCTGAAAACCCCAGTCAAACTTAGGTGAATTCATATTGATTAAAATAAACGACAGATTTTTTGATTACCCTTTATTTGTTGATTACAATAAACGACAGGTTTTTTGGTTACCCTTTATTTGTTGATTACAATAAGCAACAGATACTTTTGACTACCCTTGATTTGTTCCTAGGGTGACTCATCTGTGGAAAGTAGACGTTTAGATCTCTACTCCAGACTCCTAGGGCCAGCATGTTCCGAGGACAGCAGTTTTCAGTGCTATCTTTTGAATTCTACTTGTGTGTACACCTTGGTGATATCATTGTACCTGCCTTCAGGGGCCTGGTAGTTAGAGATAGGTGGTGTGTAATGTGGCCCTTCTTTCTCGAAGGGGAATAGGCTGGTATCCCGCTTTATGGCCTCGGCATAGAGCTCTGTAGATTCAAGTTTCAGCTCTTCCAGGGCTTCCTGCTGGGCTTCCAGCATGGCTCTGATGGCGTTCCTCTCCGTCTCATGCTCCTGCTGCTTATACAGTGCCCACCTCTTCAGCAGAAGAGCTCTCCGTTCACTCTCCTCAGACGAATGCTCCTCTTGAGGTCGCTGTCTGTGAACACATAGTCCAAACATGGGAGGCCAAAGAGTACTGACACTATTGCAGAGGGACCCTTGTGACTGCACATGACTTAAGTGCCCTACTACCAGCACTGCCAGGCATAACCAGGGCTCAGGAAAATAGTAAATTTGAGGATATATTAAGAATGTAATGTCAGGTCTGGAGAGAggattcagaggttaagagcatttactgttcTTAGAGACCAGAATTTCTTCTTAGCACTAGAATTAGGTGGCTCAAAACTGCTTATAACTCGAGCCAAGAGCATCTGCTGCCTGTAAGGGTACTTGCATTCATATGAACATACTCCCAACACAcaattacatattaaaaaaaaaaaaatccagcatagAACATGGCAGCAGCTGCTTTCCTCCAGCAGAAGGAGCCTGCTTGGAGAGAACTATACTGTTTCTGCCCCAGGCAAATCATCCTTTTGGTGAGCTGGGGTAcagtagaaaaatgaaacaaacaccaATTAGAGACAAGAGCTTGTTTAGTCCTAGAACACCAGAAAAGCACCGGTGCTGCCCAACTTGTACGATTTTATAAACTGTGCACCTTTTAAAGAAAGCACTAGCTGTAATCTTACACACAATACAACTGCAGCACACACTAACTGAACATTTGTAGAAGAGGATGACAGTTCTCTACTGTGGTGATAGGATGAGGGCTACAGAGCTAGGGTCTATGTCATGGGTCATAGCCAACACTCATGGAAATAAACAACACGAACCCTGGAACAAAGCTGATCTAAATTCCCTTGAGTATCTTCCTTCAAATCCCAAAAAGCacaatcaaaatgaaaaggaTTCAGGTCAGGGCCAAGTCAAACCTACTCACCTGTTCCCATCACAGGCATGAACTTCAATTAGAACTACTTGAGGGAATTCCTTTGCATTAAGGATGTCTCCCAGAGAAGAACTCTTACCTTGATTTATCCAAGAACCTCACAGGGGTAATAAAATCTTCAATAGGAATCAGTTCTTGGGTGGCTTTTTCCAGTTTTCGGATCCTCTTTTTCAAGCGATCCTTTGCTGCTTGATCCTTTCTGGGGTCGACCTTCTTCTTCTTTCGTAGAGGTTCTGCTCTAGTGGGTACACGCATTCAATCTCAGGACAGATAATGATGCTAAATAAAGTGCCTCATAATTGTACTGTATGCTACAAGAAAGCTGCCCACAGTCCTAACTCCATGAGCTTAGTCCACTGTCTTCACGAGGGCTGTATGGGTCCTATCAATTCCAGGAAGGACAGGTATTTACTAAGAGAAAGTGttgattgtttctttctttttatttatttatttatttttttgggtgggtggttctgagacagggtttttctgcatagccctggttgtcctgaactcactctgtagatcaggctggcctcaaaccatctctgcctcccaagtgctgagattaaaggggtgtgcaACCACCGCCccacttattatttatttatttttaaattcttacatAGTCCTGGCTCGCCTTTAACTggctatgtagtcaaggatatCTTGAACTCTGATCCTACCGTCTCTACCTCCAGACATCCATCCTAGTCATTTTCTACTACTCCCAGTattatggtgctggggattagcttaaggctttgtgcatgctaggcaaggatCCAATAAACCAAGCTACACACTTAGCTTGGAAGTGTCAATCTGTGATTCAGGTGTATCTTAAAGCTGCCctgagaagtgcttgctgaactAATGGATTAAAAGctcattcacattttaaataaatttgtgattTACAAAATGTTTCAAGACTAGAAGAGACAGGACAGTAAAAGTGactgccagattttttttttctaaatcagtttctggggtgttgagatggctcagtggttaagaacacttgttgctcttgcagaggacataggttttgtccccagcactcacatggtagcttataATCATCACTGATTctggttccaagggatctggggccctcttctggcctttgtgggcaccaggcatgcaatgCATGCCCATACATGCGGacataacacattaaaaaattagCCATGTCCTAAAGCTTTGGCAAGTATCTGATTTACTTTTAGGAACACACCTTCCAGGCGAAATGTGACATTAGGAATAATCTAatctgaagctggagagatggcttagcagttacaAGGAGTGCTTGCAGATCTTAAacactggagtttggttcccagaacccacatcaggggCTCACAGCTGCTTGTAACTAGGAGATCTATAACCCCTGACTGGCTTTGGGCACCCaaaacacatgtgtatacatatgccaggaacaaacacattaaaaaaaaaaaaaacccttaaagcaAACCTTTtagcaataaaataaactaaagcCCCAAGAAACAGCCAAAGTTCCTAGAGTAACTTATTATTAGTCTTTGAACCTTTCTCCCACTCAGTGAATCAGAATGAGCAGGGAAAAGCAGGGCCTATGGAAATACAGAAGTTAAGATATGCCCTTTGAAACACACAAGACTCCTTAAATCTAGCTGCTACTTATTTAAACTACTCAAGTAGCAATACATATATGCTATCATAGTACAGAGCTTGTTGAAAGGACAGAGGCATCCACTTAAATTTAACTATTAGTTCGACAGATTGAAAATCTGCTTGCTAACCAAAGGTTGGGCAGTCTTGCACATATGCAAgtctcatatgcacacatgtgtttctCACACCCCAAGAGGTAAGGGTCAGGTTGGATTTTACCTCATGGGGATGAGCTCCCAGAAGGACAGTAAGGAAGCTCTCTGGTGGGTGTGTCTGACCTGTGCCTGGCAGGTTCCAGGGATCCTGAAGGAGAGAAGGGTATGCATAAAGATCTGTTTGGGGAAAGGAaaggcacatacacataaccaTAGGTCTTCCCAAAACCCGGAGGATGTTTGTATTTATTTCGCATTTTTCAGACAAAAGTCTCCCTAATTCGGGCTATCCTGCATCTTGAGacaattctcttgcttcagctgcTCCACCATGTCTAGTTCATTTGTATTAGGCCAGCAAGGTCAAAGTGAGGAATTTACAAAACTCCGTTTCTCATTGGGACAGAACCTTTACTTGCTCTGGcaggattttcttcttcttcttcttcttttttaagatagggtGTAATATGGCTAGGGTTTTACATTTGTATGCAGCTGTTATGACCTTGACTTTCTGATCTAGCCTCCACCTCCATAGTTGGGGTTGCAGGAGTAGGCCACCACTTAAGCACGACTTAGGCGTCACACTTGTTAGGCAAATAGTCTGTTAAGTGAGTACACTCCCAGTTCGGATTTTCATCCGCAACAAGATGCGGTAGGCTCATGGCCAGAAATAATCTGCGGTAGGCTCATGGCCAGAAATAATCTGCGAGCACCAGCGAGCAGCTACGGGGCAAAGCCCGCGCACGCGCCCTGGGTATTCTGCCACCCGCGCTCACACTCACCAGCTCCGAGGCCGCAGAGCCCGCGCAGCACACAGCATCACCCCGGTAGCCATAGCTTTTCACGCTACCGGCGGGCGGGCAGCTTCCGGGAGCACGCCCCTGGGCGGTCCGACCTGGGGTACCGGGTCGGGTCTGACAGGCCTCTCTCTGCCCGGAATTCGCGGGTCTGGGATTCCGAGAGGCGGGCCCGCAGCTGGCCCCGCCCCTGACGCAGCCCCGCCCCGGGCAAGCGCCGCTGGCTTCGCAGCGCCCTTCTGCGGGCGTCCCGCCTCCTGTGGATGCTGCGGCGCTTTCCTGCTACCCTTGCCCAAGTGCCGGCGTTGCTGCTCTCGGCTCCGCCTGGCCTATGTGTTTACATCTATGCAAACGCCCCGCTCTTCTAATAAATGCGCCCGTCTGGCCCCCTATCCTTCTTCACCAGCCTAGTTCTTTTATGCATGCCATCGAGCCCAGGGCCCGCTGCCGTCTGCCGCTAGATGCATGCAGGCGCCGGCCCGGCTGGCGCTCGCGAGATGCCCAATAGCGCGAATTGATGGATGGCGGAAGCTACTAGTCACTAAGCTGGACTCGGAGCCGCGGAGGTAGAACTAGAGATCTGGACACCACCCTGGCTCTGCATCGCCGGGCGGGATCTCAAGGCTTTGCCAGCCTGCTCACGCCGACCCTCACCGGCGACCACGTTAGTGCCAGCGGAGTATCCCCGTCCTCCCCCCTGTCTACCGAAGAACCGAGGCGGCCCCGTCCGCGTAGGGAGCGGTTTCCCGCCGGGGCGATTTGGCAGGTGCGCGCCGTGACTTCCGGCGTTGCCCCGGAGCCGCCGGAGGAGGAGCGGCGCAGGGGATGCGGctgtggcggcggcggcggcggccgagcGCAGGAGGCGGCTGTGGCGGCGGCTGGGGGCGCGGGCCGGCGATGGCGCGGCGGCGCTGAGGGCAAGGGTGGGCGGCGGCCGGAGGGCGGGCGGCGCGGGAGGAAGCTGCGGCGGCTCCATGGCCCAGGCGTGCTGAGGGACACGGCTCTGGCTTCAGCCCGGCAGCGGCCGAACAATGAAGCTCTTGAAGCCAACCTGGGTCAACCACAATGGTGAGTGCACGCAGGAGTCGTGGGCGGCCGAACCTGCATCGGGGTGGGGTCTGGAATTGGCTTGCGGCGGTGCTCAAGTCCTGCCCACCTTGTCCAGACGCCGGTGCCGGGCGCTGGAGCTGCAGAACGGGGTAGGAGCAGACTTTGTCCCCGGCTCTGGGACACCGGCGAGCCCGGGCACGTGCTTCGGGCTGGTTGCAGCGAAGTCCGCCTTCGCCTCAGGCAATGGCGCTGTGTCCTGCGCCGCCCACCCTTAATCTGGGATGCCTAGCTCCTGTGAGCCGGCTTGGGTACCGACCTGGTGCTGCCACCCGGCTTCACCATCCAGTATGttctcagatggttgtgagtatgAAACTGGGGTGACATCCCCCTTGTGGCCTTTCAGTGGCTCGGTGAATCTGCATGAGATACTTACTGGCTGTATTGCCCTTTCTGAAGCCTGGAGCTTGTGACAGTGCCCCCACTCGGGCTATTACGATCCTGGAATGGGAAGGGCCGGGTCTCAGGTCCTACAGAGGACCACGAAAGAACCACGTTTAAAGTGGAATCGGGGcttcagaatgactaagatcggGGCCAGTGGTGCACAGGAGATGAGCGACTTTGGATCCTTGATAATGACTTCAAAAAGCAGATTCCTACTACCCTGGTGGAGATGGTTGGTACAAAGCAGCCGGTGGCGCAGAGCGAGGAAGAGCTAGAGCCTTTCCCCCCCAGCTAGTACTTGAGTCTCTGGAAGGACTCGAAGGACGCACTAGGAAGCAGCAACCTCTGCAGAAAGGGGAagggtctttcttcctttctagtttGTATTGCATCTAGAGGGAgctacagttgtgtgtgtgtgtgcgcgtgcacacgcgTAAAAGGAGAGTagatgcatttttctctttttaaaaaaatccacgtggcctttccattttttttttttttttttttaaaattggtccTGGGTGCTTTTTATTCACAGCCAAactttttttggggtggggtgggttgggggagggggcgttCACAAGGAAGGTGGTAGACTGGATATGTGTCCTCTGCACTTCACAGTATGATGCTGAAGTTCAGCTaagaaaagagattttaaagTTTGGAGCCCAgactaggcagtggtggcgcacgcctttaatcccagcacttgggaagcagaggcaggcagatctctgagttcaaggccagcctggtctatagagtgagttccaggacagccagggccacacagagacaccctgtctcgaaaaaaacccaaaaacccaaccccccccccaagaaaaaaaGTTTGGAGTCCAGAAAGTTCATTAAAAATCTAggtgatggggaggggaaagaatatgataaaaacatattgtattaaatttttttaaataaaaaatctaaGTGATGATTATTCATGATAAAAGACGTTGAGACTTAAGCAAACTTCTTTTTGTAATCTAAAGGCACCCTCTTTCTCTGTATTGCCTTTATCTTGGAGATGGTGATATTACATGTCACTACTAAGCACACCTTTAAAGATGGTAGTGAGTAGTGGGGAGACGCTTTCTAGCTGATAGAATCAAGTTTCCTTTGGATGAATAAATAGAAGCCCTACTGCACTGGAGGGGATTGTACTTCCTGGCTTTCTCACTCAGCAGTTGCACTTCCTGTCTCCTTATACAGCGTGAACTCTGGGGTCTGAGAGTtcagagaggggaggaaaagagaacagGGGATCCATTTAGGCAAGGTAGGCAGCTAGAAGAGgttaaaggcagaaagagagatgTTTGTTGGTCTTCATATTTTGGCCCAGTACTAGAGAAACCTCTCAGAAAGGATATCTCAGCCCCAGCATGATTGCCATTTTTAGTCATAACTGTTTTAGGGGCTGTCCTGTGTATTGCATGATCTTTACTTAGATGTCAGGAGTACCTACCACCATAACTGTCCATTTACCTCAACCAAAAATAGCTGGATATTGCTGATGCTCATTGATAGCCCAGATCAGCTGCAGCTGAAATGTTCTGGTTATGAgcatggtgtttgtttgtttgtttgtttcgagatagggtttctctgtatagccctggctgtcctgtaactcactctgtagaccaggctggccttgaattcagagatccgcctgcctctgccttgcaagagctgggactaaaggtgtgtgccaccacacctggctatcaGCATGTTTTTAAATCTTGGCATTGTAATTTTGCAATGAAATTTGTTGAGATGTGGATTTAGACTGAATTCAAGATAATATCATTTCCTAGTTAGGAATTCTTAGGTTTTACTAATTTTAGGCTTTAGTAAAATCATGTGAGAAGAC contains:
- the Mrpl40 gene encoding 39S ribosomal protein L40, mitochondrial; amino-acid sequence: MATGVMLCAARALRPRSWIPGTCQAQVRHTHQRASLLSFWELIPMRAEPLRKKKKVDPRKDQAAKDRLKKRIRKLEKATQELIPIEDFITPVRFLDKSRQRPQEEHSSEESERRALLLKRWALYKQQEHETERNAIRAMLEAQQEALEELKLESTELYAEAIKRDTSLFPFEKEGPHYTPPISNYQAPEGRYNDITKVYTQVEFKR